The Bradyrhizobium oligotrophicum S58 genome contains the following window.
TGCCCAGCTCGCCTGGATCTTCGGCTTCTTCCCGGCCTTGAAGAAATTCTGGCTGTCGCGCGCCGGCAGCCTGTCCGGCGGCCAGAAGCAGATGCTGTCGATCGCGCGCGCGATCGTCGAGCCGCGCAAGCTGCTCTTGATCGACGAGCCGACCAAGGGGCTGGCGCCGGCGATCGTCATGTCGCTGATCGAGTGTCTCAAGGAGATCAAGCGTCGTGGCGCCACCATCCTGCTGGTCGAGCAGAATTCCCATGCCGCACGTGAGCTCGGCGACCAGGTGCTGGTGATGGATAATGGCAGCATCGTCCATCGCGGCGAAATGGCGGCACTTGCCGCCGACGTGCCGCTGCAGGAACGGCTGCTCGGCCTCAGCCTGGAGGCACACCAATGAGCGAGCTTGCCGTCACCGACGCGCTGCCGAAGCCTAAACGCGACATCGCGCCGCTGCTGCTGCCGATCGTGCTGGCCATTGTGATGATCCCGCTGGTAGGATCGGCGAGCTCCTGGGTCACGCTGACGGTCGCGAGCCTTGCGATGGGCATGATGATCTTCATCATGGCCTCCGGCCTGACCCTGGTGTTCGGGCTGATGGATGTGCTGAATTTCGGCCACGGCGCCTTCATCGCCGTCGGCGCCTATGTCGGAACCCTGGTGCTGCTGCCGCTGGCGAGCTGGGCGCAGGCGGATTCGCTGCTGACCAACCTCGCCGTGCTCGTTCCGGCCGCGATCTTGTCGATGGGCGTGACCGGTGCGCTCGGCCTGGTCGTCGAGCGCGTGCTGGTGCTGCCGGTCTATGGCCAGCATCTCAAGCAGATCCTGATGACCACCGGCGGCCTCATCGTCGCCGAGCAGACGCTGTATGCGCTATTCGGCCCGCAGATCATCCCGCTGCCGCTGCCGTCAGCGCTTCGTGGCTCCTTCATCCTCGGCGACATTGCGATGTCGAAATACCGGCTGCTGGCGATGCTGGTCGGCTTCGCGATCTTCATCGCGATCGAGCTGGTGCTGAACCGGACCAAGATCGGGCTGCTGATCCGCGCCGGCGTCGAAAATCGCGAGATGGTCGAGGCGCTCGGCTATCGCATCCGCCGCCTGTTCCTCGGCGTGTTCATGACGGGCTCGGCGCTCGCCGGTCTCGGCGGCGTGATGTGGGGTCTCTATCGCGAGCAGGTTCACGCCTCGCTTGGCGACGAGCTGACCGTGCTCGTCTTTATCGTCGTGATCATCGGCGGGCTGGGCTCGATCACCGGCTGCTTCATCGGCGCGATCCTGGTCGCCATGGTCGCCAACTATGGCGGCTTCCTGGTTCCGAAGCTCGCCCTCGTCTCCAACATCCTGCTGATGGTCGCCGTGCTGATGTGGCGGCCGCGCGGCCTCTATGCGGTGACCAGCCGATGATGATCCTGTCCGGCGATCCGCCCCGCAGCCGCGCGCTGTCCATACTGCTCGCCGTCATCATCCTGGCGCTGCTGGCCACGCCCTTCATCTTCCCCGGCGCCAAGGCGCTCAACGTCGCCGCCAAGATCTGCATCTTCGCGGCGCTGGTCGCGTCTTACGATCTCTTGCTCGGCTATACCGGCTCGGTGTCGTTCGCGCATACGATGTTCTACGGCATCGGCTCCTATGCGATCGCGATCGCGCTGTACGGCCTCGGCCCGAACTGGACCGCGGTGGCGGTTGCCGTCGCCGCCGGGCTGCCACTGGCACTGCTGCTGGCGCTCGCAATCGGCCTGTTCTCGCTGCGCGTCGAGGCGATCTTCTTCGCGATGATCACGCTCGCGGTCGCCTCCGCCTTCCTGGTGCTGGCCTCACAACTCTCATGGCTGACGGGCGGCGAGGATGGTCGCAGCTTCCAGCTGCCCGAGCTGCTGCGCCCCGGCACCGTCTTCATCGGCAAGGAGTGGTTCGGCTTCCCGATCAATGGCCGCATCCTGACCTACTACCTGGTGCTGACGGCCTGCGCGCTGATGATCCTGGCGCTGCTGCGCGTGGTGAACTCGCCGTTCGGCCGCGTGCTGCAGGCGATCCGCGAGAACCGCTTCCGCGCGGAGGCGCTCGGCTACCGCACCGTTTTCCATCTCACTTACGCCAATTGCATCGCCGCGGTGATCGCCGCCTGCGCCGGCATGTTGAACGCGCTATGGCTGCGCTACGCCGGACCCGACACGTCGCTCGCGTTTTCCATCATGCTGGACATCCTGCTGATGGTCGTGATCGGCGGCATGGGCACCATCTACGGCGCGATCATCGGAGCGGCGATCTTCATCCTGGCGCAGAACTATCTGCAGGCGCTGATGAGCATCGCATCGAGCGCCGCGGCCGACGCCGGATTGCCGCTGCTGCCTGGCCTGCTGCACCCCGACCGCTGGCTGCTGTGGCTCGGCCTGCTGTTCATCGCCAGCGTCTATTTCTTCCCCACGGGCGTCGTCGGCCGCCTCCGCAACAAGCCGGGCGCCGCACGCTGAGCTGCAAGTACCCTTAAGAATCTGCGTCGCCGCGGCGTGAGGGACAGAGGCGGCGCGGTATTCGCATGGAGAAACTACCATTTTCCAACAAATCGCATGGCGCGTTAAGCTTCGGCTAACCGCTTTTCCTAACCGCTCCGGCACCAGTGTCTTGTTATCAAGCCTGCTTGCAACAAGTCATTACTTCCCGGGTCGATCAACGCATGCAGGGCGCAGCAGACAGGTCAGAGGCCGGCGGCATCGAGCCGGAACGGATTGGCACGTCCCTCTGGCGCGGTCCGGTGCCTTGGCTGATCGCATGCGGCGCGCTTCTCGTCGCCGCCATCGTGATCGGCACGATCGTAATGGCCAGCGGCTTCAGGCAGCGCACGATCGGCAACAATGAGCGCGAGCTCGAGAACACAGTGGTGCTGCTGAGCCGTCATTTCGCGCAGCAGTTCGAAGATGCCGAGACCGCCGTCTCCCAGGCGATCCGCCGCATGCAGCCGGAGTCGATCTCCTCGCAGGAGGCGTTCCGTATCCGGATGGCGATGCCGGACATCCGGGATATGCTTCGGTCCCAGGTCAACGGCCTGTCCTACATGGGTGAACTCACGATCATCGACGCCGACGGCAACTTCGTCAACTGGTCGTCGAACGATCCGCTGCCCGCCATCAACGTGACCGACCGCTCCTACTTCAAGGATCTCAAATCGGCATCGCGGCCGGACAGCTTCGTCATCGTCCCCGTCATCAGCCGCGTCACCGGCGGCTGGGTCACCATCGTGGCTCACCGCCTGAGCGGGGCGAACGGCGAATTCCTCGGCGTGCTATCCCGCCGCGTCGATCCGAACACTTACGAGACATTCCTGGAGGCGATGGCGCTCGGCAAGGGTGCATCGATCACGCTGCTTCATTCCAACGGCGCCGTGCTTGCCCGCTATCCCCACATCGAGTCGATGATGGGAGCCAAGATCGGCAACTCCGATATGCTGAGCGGCCTGACCGATGGCGCCGTCCGCACGACGCAGATCACGAGCCGCGTCGACGGCCTTGACAAAATCGCGTCCGGCGCCGCGGTGGGGCGCTTCCCGCTCGTGACCGCGGTGACCAGGACGGTCGACGACGCGCTGGCGGACTGGCGCTCGCAAATGGTGCTGCTGGTGGGCGCAGCGATGCTCGCCGTTATCGTCATCGCCGTCATGTTCAGCCTGATGATCCGGCAGATCGTACGGCAGAACCGGGTCGCGCGCCGCCAGCTCGAAACCGAGAAGCAACGGGTCGAGACTGCGCTCGACAACATGACGCAGGGTCTCATCTCGTTCGACGCGAATGCGTGCGTCGTGATGTTCAATCAGCGCGTCATCGACCTGCTCGGCCTGTCGACCGACGTGATCAGGCCTGGCGTCCACCTCAGCGAGGTCGTCGCACATTGCAAGGCGCAGGGCGCCTTCAAGGGCGACGTAGCGGAGTTCTGCAACGAGGTCATCGACAGGCACGCATCCGGCGGACCGTCGCAGATGGTCGCCGAGGGAAGCTCCAACCGCTTCTTCAACGTCATCGACAAGCCGCTGGCGTCGGGTGGATGGGTCACCACGATCGAGGACATCAGCGAGCACCGCAAGCTCGAGCAGGAGCGCGACCGCAGCTATGCGTTCCTGCGCGAGATCATCGATCACATTCCCTCGCACATCATGGTCAAGGACGTCCGCGACCGCCGCTATGTGCTGGTCAATCAGTCCAGCGAGCAGCGCTTCGGCCGGCCGCGCGATGAGATCGTCGGCAAGACGGCATTCGACCTGCTGCCGAGGTCGACGGCCGAAAAGGTGACCGCGGACGACGACCGCGCGCTGGAACAACCCGAGGGACTGTTTCTCGGTGAGCATCCCTGGCAGACGCCCGCGCTTGGCCTGCGCTACATCACCTCGCGCCGCATTGCCGTCGCCGACGAGGCGCACCGGCCGCGCTATCTGATCAACGTGATCGAGGACACCACGGAGCGGCGGCTGGCCGACGAGAAGATCGCGCATCTCGCCCATTTCGATGCGCTGACCGAGCTGCCGAACCGCGTGCTGTTCCGCGAGCGCATCGATGAAGAGCTGGAGCGCGCGCGTCACGGCACCTTCTTCGCGCTGCTCTACATCGATGTCGACGAGTTCAAGGGCATCAATGATTCGCTCGGCCATCATGTCGGCGACGAGCTCCTGAAGACGATCGCGCGCAGGATCGAGAGCTGTCTCGGGCCGGAGGACATGGTTGCCCGTCTCGGCGGCGACGAGTTCGCAGTGCTGCTGACCACCGTCGCGGACCAGGACGAGGTGATCGTGGCCGTGCGGGAGATTCTCGAGACGATCCGCAAACCGTATCGCTGCCTCGGCCACCAATTGTCGACCGATGCCAGCATCGGCATCGCGCTGGCGCCGCAGGACGGCGTCGAACGCGACCAGCTGACCAAGCATGCCGACCTTGCGATGTACGCCGCCAAGGCCGGCGGCCGCCGCACCTTCCGCTTCTTCGAACCGTCAATGGACGAGAACGCGCGGGCAAGGCTGCAACTGCAGCAGGATCTGCGCCGCGCGATCGCGGAAGGCCAGTTCGAGCTGCACTACCAGCCGCTGCTCGGCTTCAGCTCCAACGTCATGACCGGGTGCGAGGCGCTGTTGCGCTGGCGACACCCGGAGCGCGGGATGGTGCCGCCGCTCGACTTCATCCCGCTCGCCGAGGACACCGGGTTGATCAACGAGATCGGCGACTGGGTGATGCGTACGGCCTGCGCCGAGGCAGCCAGCTGGCCCTCCAACATCCGCATCGCCGTGAACGTATCCCCGGTTCAGCTGAAATCGCCGACATTGGCACTGCGGATCGCGGGCGCGCTGGCTGCAGCGGGCCTCCCCCCGGAACGGCTCGAGGTCGAAATCACCGAGGCGGTGCTGATCAGCGACGACGACGTCGCGCTCGGCATCCTGCATCAGCTGCACGACATGGGCGTGCGGATCGCGCTGGACGATTTCGGCACCGGCTATTCCTCTCTCAGCTATCTGAAGCGGTTTCCGTTCGACAAGATCAAGATCGACCGCTGTTTCGTCAGCGATATCAGCGCCGGCAGCTCGTCGGCGATCGTCCAGGCGGTGGTGAGCATCGCGGCGGCCAGCAACATGACGACCACGGCCGAAGGCGTCGAAACCGGGGCGCAGCAGTCGGCGCTGCGCGAGCTCGGCTGCACCGAGATGCAGGGCTATCTGTTCAGCGCGCCGAAGCCGGCCGCCGAGCTTCACAAGCTGTTTGCGACGGAGGCGGCCGCGGAAGATCTGCAGGCCGCCGGCTGATCCAGGCCGGACGGCCACCTGCATCGCCCGAGAACCAGCCTATCACCTGCCGAACGCCGGATAGCGGGAGTTGCACGCCGTGACGATCGAATCGTGGATCTTGCGATCGTTCCTGTATTGCGGCAGCAACTGCGCCTGGACGTCGTTGACGCACTTCCTGTAGCGCGGGTTCATCCGGTCGAGAAAGCCGAGATCGATCGCCGCGGCTCTCCGGCTCGACCCGAGCAGCGTGGTGACGGCGGCGGCGATGACGAGCACGACGAGTGCGTTTCGCGACAGCAACATGGTCCTGGTCCCCTTTTTGATCGGCCGCATTGTGCGGCCCGCGTGAGATCCATGCCGGATCCGCAGCGCGCCGTTCGTGACAGGGGTCACGCATCGGCTGCGTCAGAGGGCCCCACGTGTCAGGACCGGCGCACTGCCGCTCCCGCCTTTGGACCTGCCCGAAAACGACCTATATAGACGGCGTCGCAAACCAGCAGGTGGCCCATGCAACCCGTCTCATTGCTCCTCAACGTGCTCTGGATCGTGCTCGGGGGCGCCTACATGGCGTTCGGCTGGCTGGTCGCCGCGGTCGTGATGGCCATCACCATCGTCGGTCTGCCATGGGCCCGCGCCGCCTTCAACATCGCCGCCTATACGCTGCTGCCGTTCGGCTCGCGCGCGGTCCGTCGCGACGAGCTGACCGGAATGGAGGATGTCGGCACCGGCTTGCTCGGCCTGCTCGGCAACGTCATCTGGTTCGTGCTGGCCGGCTGGTGGCTGGCGCTCGGGCACCTGCTGACCGCGATCGCGCTTGCGGTGACGATCATCGGCCTGCCCTTCGCCTGGGCCCATCTCAAGCTCGCCGGATTGGCGCTGTGGCCGATCGGCAAGACCATCGTGCCGGCCTGACCGGCAGCCCGGACCGGTTCCTCAGCCGATCGTCCCGCCTCCCGGAGGCAGGCCGCCGCCGGCCGGAGGTTTGGACTGCGGTCGCTCAAAGGCCGTTGCCGACCGCCGGCCAATCGGCTAAACGGATTTCCGCACGCACCCGTAGCTCAGCTGGATAGAGCGTTGCCCTCCGAAGGCAGATGTCAAGCTGTTTTGCGGGAGCGTCAGACCGAAAAGAGACTTTACTTTCAGACACTTGAGAAATCGGCGCGGATCGCTTCACAGCCACGAAGTTTCCGCGTAAGCACTGCGTAAGCAGGCAGGCACCCGTAGCTCAGCTGGATAGAGCGTCGCCCTCCGAAGGCGAAGGCCACACGTTCGAATCGTGTCGGGTGCGCCACCCAATGAATAGCTCTCTCGGAAGCCGGGATGAGCTAGCAGCACATTCCCCGCCACTCTTTAGAAATTCGTTCAGCGCGAAAGGCGCCATCTCGCGCGTGCGTGTGGTCGTTAGAAGCCAATTCATTTGCTTGAGTTGCGAACCTCGGTCTTGACGCCGTCGATCAAGACAGGTGGGGCGCATAGATTTAGGGCTAGTTAGGCCTTTGGGCTTTTGAGCCTCACGCCTTCGCCCTTCTGGTCGGCATCGAGAAATTCTATGCCGGCTTTGACCAAAGCGTCCTGAACAGCTTGCACCGTACTTATCCGAGAATCCACAACACCGCCTTCCAGCCTGGCAACCGCGTTCAGCGACACGATCGCCTTGTCCGCGAGTTGCTGCTGGGACCAGCCAAGCAACGCTCTAGCAGCCCGAATTTGTCGAGAGGTGATCATAAGATCACCATCGACACCCCTAGCAAAAGCGCCACTATAAGGTTATAAATACACCTCTTAAGGGTATCATCCACCCGCATGAGAATGAAATCTCATGTGGATAGCCGCGAGATATCCGAACTGGGCCCACGGCGCATTTCCGGCGCAGATGTTGCCGTCCATTGAGGATGCCGGAGCAATGAAGACCCCCTCGTCTCGACCGTCTTACAAGTCTCAGACCAAAGTCGGTTCTCGCTCCGGCCGTTGCGATGGCGAGAATCCTAACTACGGTTCTAGACGCTCAAATTCAGACCTCGCTAACATACGGTTCAATGCAACCGACGACGATTTCGGCTTGATCGTGTTGGGCAGGCAGCTCGAAGAGGCTCTTGCCAAGTTACGAGCCTTGGACGATCCGGCATCACAAGACCATCTTGAACAAATTGAGACCTTGCTCGCTGGCCTAGCGCCCATAGAGCAGGCCATAATTGCCACACCGGCACGAACTATAGCCGGTCTGGGCGTAAAAGCTCGTCATGCATCTTACGTCAATTCCGAACACTGGGATGCGCCCATTGACCGGATCGACTGGAATGCTCGGACCGTTCGTTCCTTGATTGAAGCGGTGTGCGACGTGGCCGCAATACCATGCTCATTGAGGTCGAACTCCAAGGAAGAGAAATAGTCGCGCGGTACAGACCTTGCTGCCGTTCAAGTTTCGAGTGAAGGAGTGGAGCGAATGAGCATCGTGTCGATCATGGCCGCGTTCCTCGAAGAGGAGTTACGAGAACATGGTATCCGCGGATTAACCAAACGCGAGCATGAAACGATCGTCATCAGCATGATCAAACGCACCGCCGAACTCGAGACCGACGTCAAGCAGCGTCGTTCGGGAGCACGCCTCGATGATCAGAACTGAGGGATTGTTGGTGTGTTGCGGATGGCTTTTTTAGCGTGGAGGAGAGGGACGGACTCCTGACCAGCCGCTACGAAACCCCAGAAACCCCGCAAAACAACTACCGCCTGAAGGATAGTACGATCCCGAGAGCAATGGGCCCGGCGACACCCGCGGCCTCGCCGCCGGGCGACCCGCGACGAAGCAGAGGCGCTCGAACTGCAGCCGTCGCATGCTGACCGGTTCGACGAAATAGCGGAAGCGCGGGTGCTGAAGGAGCACGGCTCGTTGCGTCCGGGTCCCTAGCGCGGTATTCGCGCTACTCGGCGGTGAGGTTCGTCGTCTTCGGCACCTCGCCCGCGTTCGTAGCGAGAAGGCTCCGCATCGCGCGCGCCGCCGGCACGAACGCGTTGTCGTATGAGAACGCGTGCCAGTCGATATTCTCGCGGGCGCCTAGCTTGTCCTGGTGCAGTTTGTCCCTGACGTCCTTCACGCTGCCGACGTCCGCCGCGAGACCGAGCTTCTTGTCGGGGTCGAATTTCCTCTCGAGGGACACCTTCCAGTCCTCGATGCCGATGCGTTCCGCCTTCGATCCGTCCAGACCCTTCTCCCTCAGCCAGAGCGCTGAGCCGAGCCCCTCGCACACAGAGAACGTGCCGACACAAAACTCAAAGTCGAGCATGTGGAAGTAGGATTCGAAAAGGAGCCTGCCTCGCTTCGCGTGCGGAACGATCAGCGCGGCCTTCATCTCCATTGCGACCAGCACGTGCTTGAGGTTGGAGACCAGCCGTAGCCGCACGTCCTCATGAAGGCCGTCGGGCAGACATTTCCGGATCCAGTCTTGCCATGCCGTGGCGGTCGACAGATGCACGTAACCCGAGGCTCCGTCGGGGCAGTTCGATGAGTTGGAACAAGTTCGTCTCCTTGTCTGCTCGTGAAAGTTTTTCAGGCCTTTTCTACAACGTGTGCTGCGCGGTTACGCCGCCGGCGTCGGGCCTTCCTTCACGCCGCGGGCGACGATCCGCAGCGTCCCGTCCGGCAGCGGCCGCTGCAACTTCAGCGCTTCGTCCGCGGGCGCCGTCATCCAGGTCTCGACCTCTACTGGCGAGGTCAGGATCACGGGCATCGCCTTCGGGTGGATGGCGCCGATCTCGGCGTTCGGCTCCGTCGTGAGGAAAGCGTAGAGGTCGTTGATGGTCTCGCCTTTCTTGACTTTCCTGACGGACGTCCAGTTGGTCCAGATGCCGGCGAAGCACGCGAGCGGCCGGGTCTCGTCGAGCGCGAACCAGACGTCGCCGCCTTCGGCCTTGTTGAACTCGCTGAACGACTTGAACGGGACCACGCAGCCGTGGTCGGGACCCAGCCAGCGCTTCCATTGCGCGCTGGTGACGTTCCTGATGTTAGTGGTCCCGCTGTCCGGCTCCAAGCGCAGCAGCTCCTTGAAGTCGACGGTCTTGCCCTTGGCCTCCAGCTTCTCGGCCCGCCTCTTGGTGGCGTCCATGAGCGCCTTCGCCGACGACAGCATGCCCCAGCGGGCCATCGCGAGCTCAAGGCCGACGGCCGAGTTGCGGACGATCGGCGCCGAGTAGTCATGGAAGAGGCCGGGGAGCGAGGGCAAGTTGCCGGTGCGGTCGTTGCCCGTCGGCACTCCGAAAAGCCGCCGGATCGCGTCGGCGTTCTTTGTCATCGAGTATAGGTTGCACATTCAGCTTTATTCCGATTCATCGCCGGTGGTGACCTGAGCGCCACGCGCTGCGGCGGACCGGGGAGCCGTGTTTCGTGCCGCTCTCGCCGCCTCGCTATCGATTCTGAGCGCGAACGATTCCGGCCTCGCTTGCAGATCCTTGAAGAGCGTGCGGACGGTTGCCTGATAGACTTCGAGCAGCAGCTCGTTCGTGTCGAAGAGCAGCTTCCCGGTCAGAGTGATGCCTTCGTCGAAGACGGTCTGGATCATATACAGAGGTGGTTCGCTATCCCCTTCCCACACGTCGAAGGGCTCCACCGTCATTCGCATCATGTCCTCGTCCGAATGGGCCATGATCGTATTGCGCATCTCGACCAGTCTTTCGTGCAGTGACCGCTTTTCGTCGGAAAGCTTCAGGCCCACCATCTTCATGGTGAGCGGCATGGTCCCGCCCCGGGACTGGGCGAACGGCCGGGTGTAGGCAACGACGAGAGTGGTTTCGAAGCAGCGGAAGCGCCGAAGATCGACTTTGGAGTAGCTCGCGTCCTCGTCGCATTCGTAAAGGAACGCGCACGCGCTCAGAGCCTGCTGCAGGTCGTTAAGCGAGTACAAGAGGCGGCGTCTCCGCGCGTCCGCGTGCTGGGTCGCCTTCTCCTGATCCGGTGGCGCGGACATGATGAGGTATCTACCTTGCGGCTGGCCTCACGACGAATGAAGATCGTGTCGGGAGCGGACGGACAGTTGTAGCAGTGTCGCGGCCGGCCGGCGATTGGCCGCCGCGCACCGGCTGCAGCGGAGCCGGCCAACCAGGTCGTGGACGAAGTTGGGGGCAAGGTCAGCGCCAGCTGGCGGGGCGCTCGGTCACGCTCACGAACAGAACAGAACATAGCATGAACATAGAGTCGAGTCCGCGATAACCGGAGGCATCGCTCGATCCTATGCGCCCTTAACGTCTGATTGCATAAGCGATGGCTGGAAATTGTCCGATCGAGCGCTGAAAGCGCACGACTATCTCTTTCTGCTAAAGTAGCGACAGAGAGAGATTATTTCAGTTGTTCCAGATTCGGGAGGAAACGCCCTCCCGCAATCATGCTACGGGGGGCGCAGATGGCATTCTTCCGAAATCTCTTGACCGCTGCTTTTCGCTTTTTCAGGGGATCGGAGTTCAAGCCTCAGACAGGTGGCACATACCGACCGATCGTTCAGCTGAACCGCTGGTCGGGCCAAGATCGACCACCATCTCTGATGTGGAAGGATTGCCATCCGCGAACCCGTGCGACCTTCAAGGCGGAGCTCACTTGCTCGAACGGTCATAGCGTCTCGCTACGCGGTCATTCCGTGGGTGAGGACGGACGTGTATCGCCGAGTGTCGTCTGCTTAGCCCCCGGCTGCGACTTCCACGACTTCGTGCTTTTAAAGGAGTGGTCCGCGGGAGCTCTCCGGTAAAGCCTACGCAGCCTCTAGGACGTCTTCGTGGCCGGCCAACCTGCCGGCCTCGATGCGTTTACCCTGGTTGTCGAAGGCATAAAGCTCAGAAATGCGACTTCCGTCCCAAACGTAGCGAAAATGCACCGTCTGCTGCGACCGTTGCAGCACATCTCCCGTCAAGATTGCTACACAAGCGCCGGTAGGACGCTCGATTGGGCGATAGAGAATGCCATTTGCGTTTTCGGGCATTCTCGTTCCGAGATCGTAACGAGATAGCTGATCCATCGCCGCCACGGATCTCGAGACCTGACGCAAGTCCCAAAATACTCCATTGATCGGAGTACAGAGCATACGCATGTCGAGTCCGATCGGAGCTTCACTCGTGGCTTCCATGAACGACTGGCGCTTGGCGACCGATACGGCCAAAGCCGTCTGCTGCTCCAGGGAAAGTTCAAGACACGGACGCTGTTCGTCAAAAAACGTGCTGCCGTCAGGATTGCCGTAGGCGAACGGCGCCAAATTCCAGTTCTGCAGCTTCGGATCGGCGTTTGCTCCGTCGGCTGCATTCCTTTGCAATCGATCAAGCGACCGCAGACGCGGGTTTGTGATATTTTCCACCGAGACGATCTCATCGAGTCGATCGCTTGCGATGAGGCCGTCATAGACGTTGACTGGCGGAAACCTTGACGGGATCAGTCGATAAGCGTTTCCCGACCACGGCACGATAGGAGCGCTATCAACCACCTCGTTGGGCATCCAGATATCTCCTCACGCGGATTATGCCCGTCATGCCTTCCAGCATCACGTCCATAGCGCTGGCCCCATCGAAATAACGATTCTTGGCGCGAATCCAAGCTTCGCCGCGGTCGTCCTGCGTGAACAGGATCCGCAACGATTTCCAGATCCCCAGGATGTGCGAAAGCCGCTCCCGGGTGTCCGCAGGGATGCCCCCGCCATCCTTTTTCCATTTGAAAAACGTCGAGCGCCCCGGTGAGCCGAGCAGGGCGATCTGTTCATCAGTCGTCAAATGCCAGAGTTCGGAGATCCGCAAGAAGGTCTCTAGCTCGGCCGGAATCCTGGATTGCCCGGCACCCCCATGAGGGACGGGTGTTGCTGTGACCATAGATGCTTCCTGTCTTATTTTGGACTTGACAGACGTTTTAGTCCAATTATAGATATAGTCCAGATCAGGACTACATGAACACGATAGTCCAAAACGAGCGAGCGTCAAGCTGAAACGGTCCGCATCGGCGGAAAGGGGAAGTCACGTGGTAAATGTTGAGGAGAGCCGCGTTCGCGGCACGGAATACCAGGTCAATGGAGTGGGCGTTGCATTCTCGGACGGTATCGTGACCGGGCGCG
Protein-coding sequences here:
- a CDS encoding MbcA/ParS/Xre antitoxin family protein; the protein is MVTATPVPHGGAGQSRIPAELETFLRISELWHLTTDEQIALLGSPGRSTFFKWKKDGGGIPADTRERLSHILGIWKSLRILFTQDDRGEAWIRAKNRYFDGASAMDVMLEGMTGIIRVRRYLDAQRGG